In Choloepus didactylus isolate mChoDid1 chromosome 6, mChoDid1.pri, whole genome shotgun sequence, one DNA window encodes the following:
- the LOC119536667 gene encoding olfactory receptor 5M11, whose protein sequence is MLIKNGSTITEFILLGLSDLPELQPLLFVLFLVVYLITLLGNLGIMVLIRLDPRLHTPMYFFLTNLAFVDLCYASNATPQMLMAFLSEKKTISYAGCFIQCYVFIALLLTEIYMLAAMAYDRYMAICNPLRYSVKLSRRVCICLATFPYVYGFSDGLFQAILTFHLTFCRSNVINHFYCADPPLIKLSCSDTYVKEHAMLISAGFNFSNSLTIILVSYAFIIAAILRIPSAKGRHKAFSTCGSHMMAVTLFYGTIFCVYVRLPTNKTVEESKIIAVFYIFVSPVLNPLIYSLLNKDVKQALKNILRQNIVIKMAMSTVSNKP, encoded by the coding sequence ATGCTCATTAAAAATGGCAGTACAATAACAGAATTCATTCTCCTGGGGCTTTCAGATCTCCCAGAACTTCAGCCTCTCCTCTTTgtgttgtttctggttgtttaccTCATCACACTCTTAGGTAACCTGGGAATAATGGTGTTAATCAGACTGGACCCTCGCCTTCAcactcccatgtacttcttcctcactAACTTAGCCTTTGTAGACTTGTGCTATGCCTCAAATGCAACTCCACAGATGTTGATGGCTTTCCTATCGGAGAAGAAGACCATTTCCTATGCTGGCTGTTTTATCCAGTGTTATGTTTTCATTGCACTCCTCCTTACCGAGATCTACATGCTGGCAGCAATGGCCTATGACCGTTACATGGCCATATGCAACCCACTGCGCTATAGTGTGAAATTGTCCAGGAGAGTCTGCATCTGCCTGGCCACATTTCCTTATGTCTATGGATTCTCAGATGGTCTCTTCCAGGCCATCCTGACCTTCCACTTGACCTTCTGCAGATCCAATGTCATCAACCACTTCTACTGTGCTGACCCACCACTCATTAAGCTTTCTTGCTCTGATACTTATGTCAAGGAACATGCCATGCTCATATCAGCTGGCTTTAACTTCTCCAATTCCCTCACCATCATCCTGGTGTCCTATGCCTTTATTATTGCTGCCATTCTCAGGATCCCATCAGCTAAAGGAAGGCACAAGGCATTCTCCACCTGTGGTTCTCACATGATGGCTGTCACCTTGTTTTATGGAACCATCTTCTGCGTGTATGTAAGACTACCAACAAATAAGACTGTTGAGGAATCCAAAATAATAGCTGTCTTCTACATCTTTGTAAGCCCAGTGCTTAATCCACTGATCTATAGTCTGCTAAACAAAGATGTAAAGCAGGCATTGAAAAATATCCTCAGACAAAATATAGTCATTAAGATGGCAATGTCTACAGTTTCCAATAAACCGTAA